One window from the genome of Planctomycetia bacterium encodes:
- the ruvB gene encoding Holliday junction branch migration DNA helicase RuvB produces MAREALITGNQPGPPEEKHRDDALRPRRLDEVIGQKQTVERLRIAIKACRKLKESLGHILFDGPPGLGKTTFATVLPNELETSIQITSGPALTRPADLLPYLTNAKEGSIIFIDEIHRTPRVVEEYLYSAMEDFRLGIPIGEGMNARTVYMKLNRFTLIGATTRSGMLTGPMRDRFKHHEHLDFYTLDELATIVTINAGKLKTPILPEAAREIAHRSRGTPRIANSRLWWVRNYATSEANGTIDLPLAQAALQMAEVDKEGLDKQDRRYLDVLTGVFGGGPAGVEALAATLSLAADTLSDEVEPYLLRAEFIIRSPRGRMATAKAYQHLGKTVPVNADEQTQRSLFQ; encoded by the coding sequence ATGGCACGCGAAGCGCTCATCACCGGTAATCAGCCCGGCCCCCCTGAAGAAAAACACCGCGATGATGCCCTGCGTCCCCGCCGCCTCGATGAAGTCATTGGTCAAAAGCAAACGGTGGAACGCCTGCGCATTGCCATCAAGGCGTGCCGCAAACTGAAGGAATCGCTTGGCCACATCCTCTTCGATGGTCCACCGGGTCTTGGTAAAACCACCTTTGCCACGGTGCTTCCGAATGAACTCGAAACCAGTATTCAGATAACCTCCGGCCCGGCACTGACTCGCCCTGCCGATCTCCTTCCCTACCTGACCAATGCCAAGGAAGGCTCGATCATCTTCATTGATGAAATCCATCGCACGCCACGAGTGGTGGAAGAATATCTCTACTCTGCTATGGAAGATTTTCGCCTGGGCATTCCCATTGGCGAAGGCATGAACGCCCGCACGGTTTATATGAAGCTGAACCGCTTCACCCTCATCGGTGCTACCACCCGCAGTGGTATGCTCACTGGCCCGATGCGTGATCGTTTCAAACACCATGAGCATCTTGATTTCTACACGCTCGATGAGCTGGCAACGATTGTCACCATCAATGCAGGCAAACTGAAAACGCCCATCCTTCCCGAAGCAGCCCGGGAAATCGCACATCGCAGCCGGGGTACGCCACGCATTGCCAACAGCAGGCTCTGGTGGGTACGCAACTATGCGACCAGCGAAGCCAACGGCACCATTGACCTTCCACTGGCCCAGGCTGCTTTGCAGATGGCTGAAGTGGACAAGGAAGGCCTCGATAAGCAGGATCGCCGATACCTCGATGTGCTGACCGGTGTTTTCGGTGGCGGGCCGGCCGGAGTAGAAGCTCTTGCCGCTACCCTCAGCCTGGCTGCTGATACTCTTTCTGACGAAGTCGAACCCTATTTGCTGCGTGCTGAGTTCATCATCCGCTCGCCACGAGGCAGAATGGCCACTGCAAAAGCCTACCAGCACCTGGGCAAAACTGTACCTGTCAATGCGGATGAGCAGACCCAGCGATCACTATTTCAATAA